From the Purpureocillium takamizusanense chromosome 6, complete sequence genome, one window contains:
- a CDS encoding uncharacterized protein (EggNog:ENOG503NZ0W~COG:B), which produces MSSGVVRSTALRAGGACVRCRKGKTKCVYENGRAPCKNCAKGMHECYLPSESMAHHHGQSPARHASAHRPARDSLPAAGAGSSSEARQAVAGAGSARHVPAVSEKLTPELIAECERVVSKTFPACVAFHKPSFLQQLKNASLEPALVHGLLTCAGRSSPSLIRRYGSPTQAAETFATKAIALINQNMDHPNLADIQSLCLLIIHEWGTRNAVRAYIYLGQAARMLQMYRILNSHHTSDSADQFLRDESFRRTLWLIYILDSLLTSTPGRFPALSVQDTADVSLPCSDINFAFGNAVYVKTLGQQLGHHAISPGHALPGEVGEFGQIVLAATIWRDVVAMLTVTSLANFREEDCSSLIVKIEGLRSSLPMQFVDKPGQINLHMTMGSGYTYAMLHCLLHCATVFVHRRRLLQEVTAPNFSLETFRASPRCHDIVDRLFTSCHGTISLLNAVEAGAEKDHATCFPIFMLFSSFTASATVAYLSLKGLTPPNAAETAAHIVKDGLRFMHDGTENWPLMTSWLRHLTVMQRVLNNDAATGAGISSAHGGSRHGSHSHGGIKDELSSNADTNPDAMDYDQQPTGSGGAAGQGGAPQRSVSESGRDDSEPPVAIPRRPGVTTINGGSGGVSTPATGGTSPPPGAAPTAPMHAQEPKQQSPELGSNGVVAAPEGPSTSQDMTAPELCQAFERQLLDLDDLAAFMGGGV; this is translated from the exons ATGTCGTCTGGCGTGGTGCGCTCTACCGCCCTcagggccggcggcgcctgcgtgCGCTGCCGCAAGGGCAAGACCAAGTGCGTCTACGAGAACGGGCGCGCCCCGTGCAAGAACTGCGCCAAAGGCATGCACGAGTGCTATCTGCCCTCGGAGAGCATGGCACATCATCACGGCCAGAGCCCAGCTCGTCACGCGAGCGCGCACCGCCCAGCGCGCGACTCTctgccggccgccggcgccggctcctcctctgaggccaggcaggccgtcgcgggcgctggcTCGGCGCGTCACGTCCCGGCCGTCTCTGAAAA GTTGACCCCGGAGCTCATTGCCGAGTGTGAGCGCGTCGTCTCCAAGACCTTCCCGGCCTGTGTGGCTTTCCACAAGCCCTCGTtcctccagcagctcaagaATGCCTCTCTTGAGCCTGCtctcgtccatggcctccTGACGTGCGCCGGCCG AAGCTCGCCAAGCCTCATTCGCCGCTATGGCTCTCCCACCCAGGCAGCCGAGACCTTTGCCACCAAGGCCATCGCTCTCATCAACCAGAACATGGATCACCCTAACCTGGCAGACATCCAGTCTCTGTGCCTCCTCATCATCCACGAATGGGGAACCCGGAATGCCGTCCGCGCCTACATCTAtctcggccaggccgcccgcaTGCTGCAGATGTACAGGATCCTCAACAGCCACCACACCTCGGACTCTGCCGACCAATTTCTCCGCGACGAGTCCTTCCGCCGCACTCTGTGGCTGATCTACATACTCGACTCTCTCCTGACGAGCACTCCCGGTCGCTTCCCGGCATTGTCGGTCCAGGACACGGCCGACGTGTCCCTGCCTTGCTCCGACATTAACTTTGCCTTTGGCAATGCTGTCTACGTCAAGAcgctcggccagcagctcggccaccACGCCATCTCCCCCGGCCACGCCCTCCCCGGCGAGGTGGGTGAGTTTGGTCAGATTGTCCTAGCCGCTACCATCTGGCGCGACGTTGTGGCCATGCTCACCGTCACTTCTCTTGCCAACTTCCGTGAGGAGGACTGCAGCAGCCTCATTGTCAAGATCGAGGGACTTCGGTCTTCGCTGCCGATGCAGTTCGTCGACAAGCCAGGCCAGATCAACCTTCACATGACCATGGGCTCGGGATACACGTATGCCATGCTGCACTGCCTGCTCCATTGCGCCACCGTCTTCgtgcaccgccgccgactgctCCAGGAAGTGACGGCGCCCAACTTTAGCCTCGAGACGTTCCGAGCGAGCCCGCGATGCCACGACATTGTCGACCGTCTCTTCACCTCTTGCCACGGCACTATCTCTCTGCTTAACGCTGTCGAGGCAGGTGCCGAGAAGGATCATGCCACATGCTTCCCCATCTTCATGCTGTTCTCGTCCTTcacggccagcgccacgGTCGCGTACTTGTCTCTGAAGGGCCTTACCCCGCCCAACGCCGCTGAGACGGCAGCGCACATCGTTAAGGATGGTCTGCGCTTCATgcacgacggcaccgagAATTGGCCTCTTATGACGAGCTGGCTGCGCCACCTCACGGTTATGCAGCGCGTCCTCAACAACGACGCGGCAACCGGTGCGGGCATCTCGAGTGCCCATGGAGGATCGCGACACGGCTCCCACTCgcacggcggcatcaaggacgagctcTCGTCCAACGCTGATACCAAccccgacgccatggactACGACCAGCAGCCGACTGGttccggcggcgccgcaggccaAGGCGGTGCACCCCAGCGGTCGGTCTCGGAGTCGGGCCGAGACGACAGCGAGCCTCCCGTGGCCATTCCTCGCCGACCCGGTGTCACCACTATCAATGGCGGCTCGGGTGGCGTCTCCACGCCGGCCACTGGCGGCACCTCGCCCCCGCCGGGTGCCGCTCCCACGGCCCCCATGCATGCCCAGGAGCCGAAGCAGCAAAGCCCCGAGCTGGGCTCCAATGGCGTTGTAGCTGCCCCCGAAGGCCCCAGCACCAGTCAGGACATGACCGCGCCGGAGCTGTGCCAGGCCTTTGAGCGCCAGCTGCTTGATCTCGACGACCTGGCGGCGTTTATGGGTGGCGGTGTTTAA
- a CDS encoding uncharacterized protein (EggNog:ENOG503NZ0W~COG:B) has protein sequence MDHPNLADIQSLCLLIIHEWGTRNAVRAYIYLGQAARMLQMYRILNSHHTSDSADQFLRDESFRRTLWLIYILDSLLTSTPGRFPALSVQDTADVSLPCSDINFAFGNAVYVKTLGQQLGHHAISPGHALPGEVGEFGQIVLAATIWRDVVAMLTVTSLANFREEDCSSLIVKIEGLRSSLPMQFVDKPGQINLHMTMGSGYTYAMLHCLLHCATVFVHRRRLLQEVTAPNFSLETFRASPRCHDIVDRLFTSCHGTISLLNAVEAGAEKDHATCFPIFMLFSSFTASATVAYLSLKGLTPPNAAETAAHIVKDGLRFMHDGTENWPLMTSWLRHLTVMQRVLNNDAATGAGISSAHGGSRHGSHSHGGIKDELSSNADTNPDAMDYDQQPTGSGGAAGQGGAPQRSVSESGRDDSEPPVAIPRRPGVTTINGGSGGVSTPATGGTSPPPGAAPTAPMHAQEPKQQSPELGSNGVVAAPEGPSTSQDMTAPELCQAFERQLLDLDDLAAFMGGGV, from the coding sequence ATGGATCACCCTAACCTGGCAGACATCCAGTCTCTGTGCCTCCTCATCATCCACGAATGGGGAACCCGGAATGCCGTCCGCGCCTACATCTAtctcggccaggccgcccgcaTGCTGCAGATGTACAGGATCCTCAACAGCCACCACACCTCGGACTCTGCCGACCAATTTCTCCGCGACGAGTCCTTCCGCCGCACTCTGTGGCTGATCTACATACTCGACTCTCTCCTGACGAGCACTCCCGGTCGCTTCCCGGCATTGTCGGTCCAGGACACGGCCGACGTGTCCCTGCCTTGCTCCGACATTAACTTTGCCTTTGGCAATGCTGTCTACGTCAAGAcgctcggccagcagctcggccaccACGCCATCTCCCCCGGCCACGCCCTCCCCGGCGAGGTGGGTGAGTTTGGTCAGATTGTCCTAGCCGCTACCATCTGGCGCGACGTTGTGGCCATGCTCACCGTCACTTCTCTTGCCAACTTCCGTGAGGAGGACTGCAGCAGCCTCATTGTCAAGATCGAGGGACTTCGGTCTTCGCTGCCGATGCAGTTCGTCGACAAGCCAGGCCAGATCAACCTTCACATGACCATGGGCTCGGGATACACGTATGCCATGCTGCACTGCCTGCTCCATTGCGCCACCGTCTTCgtgcaccgccgccgactgctCCAGGAAGTGACGGCGCCCAACTTTAGCCTCGAGACGTTCCGAGCGAGCCCGCGATGCCACGACATTGTCGACCGTCTCTTCACCTCTTGCCACGGCACTATCTCTCTGCTTAACGCTGTCGAGGCAGGTGCCGAGAAGGATCATGCCACATGCTTCCCCATCTTCATGCTGTTCTCGTCCTTcacggccagcgccacgGTCGCGTACTTGTCTCTGAAGGGCCTTACCCCGCCCAACGCCGCTGAGACGGCAGCGCACATCGTTAAGGATGGTCTGCGCTTCATgcacgacggcaccgagAATTGGCCTCTTATGACGAGCTGGCTGCGCCACCTCACGGTTATGCAGCGCGTCCTCAACAACGACGCGGCAACCGGTGCGGGCATCTCGAGTGCCCATGGAGGATCGCGACACGGCTCCCACTCgcacggcggcatcaaggacgagctcTCGTCCAACGCTGATACCAAccccgacgccatggactACGACCAGCAGCCGACTGGttccggcggcgccgcaggccaAGGCGGTGCACCCCAGCGGTCGGTCTCGGAGTCGGGCCGAGACGACAGCGAGCCTCCCGTGGCCATTCCTCGCCGACCCGGTGTCACCACTATCAATGGCGGCTCGGGTGGCGTCTCCACGCCGGCCACTGGCGGCACCTCGCCCCCGCCGGGTGCCGCTCCCACGGCCCCCATGCATGCCCAGGAGCCGAAGCAGCAAAGCCCCGAGCTGGGCTCCAATGGCGTTGTAGCTGCCCCCGAAGGCCCCAGCACCAGTCAGGACATGACCGCGCCGGAGCTGTGCCAGGCCTTTGAGCGCCAGCTGCTTGATCTCGACGACCTGGCGGCGTTTATGGGTGGCGGTGTTTAA